The following are encoded together in the Panicum virgatum strain AP13 chromosome 6K, P.virgatum_v5, whole genome shotgun sequence genome:
- the LOC120713906 gene encoding uncharacterized protein LOC120713906, with translation MPMSCLAWPVITDSMAAAAMFAKLSDRFSKYVCGVSPPKTAGHDRYKAGLRSLLLLPPPSPETQQRGSSSSTPEDAAAAADDDDDVSVTAMMSSPGEPRTTELDREEEMASTLPCLAFASELGYRVFSLAKMRMLDGAGDSRPLPPVPGRRLVPSPHGGTVLATDVCYRHPCHLVDPFTGARAPLPDLPVPFSEREPVGYHPDDEPRPRRVRATDDGLAWDWSPRGVMVARGDTAFFRAHGGGAARGAEWTPVHQSARGSPMTVNYRGGRFFLLELRTLETTVVDAGTLRASARIPAPAGLRVDGDVDAAYLAPTSAAGGAVLLVRRAGPDSRGMLFTEAYRARGGDAGGRRRWVRAHDIGDRAVFVDGAHAFTVAAGPAGALANRVYVVLANRVARPCGRLAVAYDVGFADLARPERMGRLGLDVGEVEPMWGQPHWIIRRDDGSDRQH, from the coding sequence ATGCCAATGTCGTGCTTGGCCTGGCCGGTGATCACCgactccatggccgccgccgccatgttcGCGAAGCTCTCTGACAGGTTCAGCAAGTACGTCTGCGGAGTCTCGCCTCCAAAGACGGCGGGCCACGACAGGTACAAAGCAGGGCTGCGCTCTCTCCTCCTGCTCCCCCCGCCGTCCCCGGAAACACAACAACGCGgatcgtcgtcgtcgacgccggaggacgccgccgccgccgccgacgacgacgacgatgtgaGTGTGACGGCGATGATGTCGTCTCCAGGCGAGCCGAGGACGACGGAGCTCGACCGCGAGGAGGAGATGGCGTCCACGCTCCCGTGCCTCGCGTTCGCGTCGGAGCTCGGGTACAGGGTCTTCTCCCTCGCCAAGATGCGCAtgctcgacggcgccggcgactcGCGGCCGCTGCCTCCGGTGCCCGGGCGGCGGCTCGTGCCGTCCCCGCACGGCGGGACCGTGCTGGCCACGGACGTGTGCTACCGGCACCCGTGCCACCTCGTCGACCCCTtcaccggcgcgcgcgcgccgctgccggacCTGCCCGTCCCGTTCTCGGAGAGGGAGCCGGTGGGTTACCACCCCGACGACGagccccggccgcgccgcgtccgGGCCACGGACGACGGGCTCGCGTGGGACTGGTCCCCGCGCGGCGTGATGGTGGCGCGCGGCGACACGGCTTTCTtccgcgcgcacggcggcggcgccgcccgcggcgccgAGTGGACGCCGGTACACCAGTCGGCGCGCGGCTCGCCCATGACCGTCAACTACCGCGGCGGGCGCTTCTTCCTCCTGGAGCTGCGCACGCTGGAGACCACGGTGGTCGACGCCGGCACGCTGCGCGCCAGCGCCAGgatcccggcgccggcgggcctgCGCGTCGACGGCGACGTCGACGCCGCGTACCTGGCGCCCacctcggcggccggcggcgcggtccTCCTCGTGCGCCGCGCCGGGCCGGACAGCCGCGGGATGCTGTTCACCGAGGCGTACCGCGCGCGGGGCGGGGAcgccggcgggcgccggcggtgggtgCGGGCGCACGACATCGGCGACCGTGCGGTGTTCGTCGATGGCGCGCACGCGTTCACCGTGGCCGCCGGCCCGGCGGGGGCGCTGGCGAACCGCGTGTACGTGGTCCTCGCCAACAGGGTGGCGCGGCCGTGCGGGCGCCTGGCCGTCGCCTACGACGTCGGTTTCGCCGACCTGGCGAGGCCGGAGCGCATGGGGCGGCTGGGGCTCGACGTCGGCGAGGTGGAGCCGATGTGGGGCCAGCCGCACTGGATCATACGCAGAGATGATGGCTCAGATCGTCAGCATTAG
- the LOC120711674 gene encoding uncharacterized protein LOC120711674 — translation MAHIRLEAALETSEKWQITDVSLLRWRRKLKRAAQECDDTLHKCKQRILEEETEQRVRNSPFPVRIAHTTKSFVFSIFSPNNDESNSSIVRRFEWFADGASEFLRLVELGGTPYCHMPFDTLIRHLLTGKKLQHRIIRANKCPLFLQLVPFITAEYRIEARLIFIQTDGNVSEDDFFLSIMLQLSESTDIVGTAIKCLQPYAPIFKSTVETVRKELVQLATEDFSWVPHVDTHHKEHWDNLHSFGTDWFRPNPLCCKQNDQHKLYHGRKLNTSRLLDVSLEPVIEVHLQCHISLSECSQHRSLLFDTKSSLPDSSYLKVGLLLTPHGYVEDILLVDRSPAIPAIYSKEQHCLHTDFTFGQLGEIMLPKAIDYFCKNDEATVYQMLWKPKHGAAYIQVEKASMSSRRTSMRTRRNFQGPRKGKMLQWHDQEIGRQTNTIFQFLNLWVAHAPVQLQGSIVDWIQKEKESQLAALQYI, via the coding sequence ATGGCACACATCAGGCTGGAGGCTGCTCTTGAGACGTCAGAAAAGTGGCAGATCACTGATGTGTCCTTGCTGCGTTGGCGCAGGAAGCTGAAGCGTGCTGCCCAAGAGTGTGACGACACTCTGCATAAATGCAAACAGAGGATCCTAGAAGAAGAGACAGAACAGAGGGTGAGAAATTCCCCATTTCCTGTACGTATAGCACATACTACTAAGTCATTTGTTTTCTCCATCTTTAGCCCCAACAATGACGAGTCGAACAGTTCCATTGTTAGAAGATTTGAGTGGTTTGCAGATGGTGCTAGTGAGTTTCTGAGATTAGTAGAGCTTGGTGGCACGCCCTATTGTCACATGCCCTTTGACACTCTTATCAGGCACCTTCTTACAGGCAAGAAATTGCAGCACAGAATCATTCGAGCAAACAAGTGCCCTTTGTTTCTACAGTTGGTTCCCTTTATTACTGCAGAATATCGAATAGAGGCCAGACTCATCTTTATTCAGACAGATGGTAATGTATCGGAGGACGACTTTTTCCTTTCTATAATGCTACAGCTTTCAGAGAGTACAGACATAGTAGGGACTGCAATTAAGTGCCTACAACCGTATGCCCCTATTTTCAAGTCAACAGTTGAAACCGTTAGAAAAGAACTTGTACAACTAGCTACAGAAGACTTCTCATGGGTGCCACATGTTGATACACACCACAAAGAACATTGGGACAATCTTCACAGCTTTGGCACTGATTGGTTTCGCCCAAACCCATTATGTTGCAAGCAGAATGATCAGCACAAGCTCTATCATGGTAGAAAGTTAAACACGTCAAGATTACTAGATGTCTCTTTAGAACCAGTTATTGAAGTACATCTGCAATGCCATATCTCGCTCtcagagtgcagccaacatagGTCCTTACTGTTTGATACAAAAAGTTCTCTACCAGATTCTTCATATCTGAAAGTTGGACTCCTTTTGACGCCCCATGGGTATGTAGAAGATATCCTACTTGTGGATAGAAGTCCTGCAATACCGGCAATCTACAGCAAGGAGCAGCATTGTTTGCATACAGATTTCACCTTTGGCCAACTTGGAGAGATCATGCTGCCAAAGGCAATAGATTACTTCTGCAAGAATGACGAAGCAACAGTCTACCAAATGCTTTGGAAACCAAAACATGGCGCTGCATACATTCAGGTTGAGAAGGCAAGCATGAGCTCACGGAGAACAAGCATGAGAACACGGAGAAATTTTCAGGGACCTAGGAAAGGAAAGATGTTGCAATGGCATGATCAAGAGATAGGGAGACAGACAAACACGATCTTTCAATTCCTCAACCTGTGGGTTGCACATGCACCTGTCCAGCTGCAAGGCTCGATTGTGGACTGGAttcagaaagaaaaggaaagtcaGTTAGCAGCATTGCAATACATCTGA